The sequence AATCCGAGAGGTGGTCCTCGAGCGGCCGTCCGTCCGCACCCGCGTTGCTCGCGACGGGACGATCTGGCGGTTGCTCGAACCCGTCGAGGCGCCCGCGGACGCGGTCGAGGTCGGCCGGTTGCTGGAGACGCTCGCGGACGTGGTCAGCGGCACGCCCATTCCCGCGGAGGAGCTGCGCGAAGCCCCTCCCGTCGAGATGGGTTTTGACCCGCCCGCCGCCCGTATCGCCCTCGTCCGCCCGGGAGGCGATCTGACCTTTGAGTGCGGACAGGCGCTACCCGGCGGCCGCCTGTATGTGCGCCTTTCACCGCCCAACGTATTCTTCGCCGTCAACACAAACGTGCTCGCCGCGATTCCGCCGTCGGCCGATGCGCTGCGCGACCGCACGCTCTTCCCCGGCGTATCCGACATCCGCCAGATCCGTCTGCGGCGTCCCGGCGGCCGCATCCACCTCAGCAGAGCCGACGATGGCCAGTGGCGAATCATGGAGCCGATTCAAGCCCGCGCCGACCGGCAGGCCGCGCAGCGGCTGGTGGAGGCGTTGCTCACCGCTCGCGTACGTGAGTTCGTGCGGGACGAAGTTGCGCTCGGCGACCCGTACGGGCTGGACGAATCGGCCATCGAGGTGCTCGTGGATGCCGGCCCCGGCGTGGAGAGCCGCTCGCTGCGCATCGGTCGGCGCTCCGACACCGATCCCGCCGGCGTCTACGCCCAGCGCGGCGGCTCCCGCGCGGTCGTCACTGTATCCGCGGAAATCGCCTGGATGTGCGCCGCATCGCTGGACGACCTCCGCGACCGCCGACTGGTGCCGATCGCGCCGGAAGACATCGCAGGCTGGTCCCTGGAACGCGGTAACCGCCGGCTCCACCTCGTGACCACTAACGGCGGATGGACGATCCTTGAGCCGACACCCGCGCCGGCCGACGACGCGCGCGTCCGCGCGTTCATCCGCGAATGGCTCGGCACCCGCATCGAAAGCTTTCCCTCCAACCCGGCGCTCCCCGCACCCGCCGTCCGGCTGTGCTGGTACCGCACCGCCGCCGGGGAGTCCGCAGCGGTCACCGGCATGCCCGCCGCTGTCACGCTGCTGGTCGCGGAAACACCCCTCGAGTGGACGCCCGTTGCCGTCATTGAGGGCGGCTCGACCAACATCGTGATGATCCGCACCAAACCCCCCGGCGCGCTCGCGCCCGATCCGCTCCGTTTCCGCACCCGCGTTCTGCTCTCTCTACCGCGCGAACGGATCGCCGGTTTCGTGCTCCGCCGCGGCAACGTGGAGCAGCGCGTGACGATCTCGACCAACGGCGTGCTCACCGAGCGCGGAGATCCGGTGCCGGTGGCGACCGTGCTGCCCAAACTGCGCGCTCTGGACCTCCTGCAGGCCGTGAACCTTGTCACTGATTCACCCGCAGAACTGATCAGCTACGGACTCGATCCACCCGCCGCGTCGCTGACGGTACTCGATCGCGCCGACTCGGGCGGATCGGTCACCCTGCTATTCGGACGCAGCGGCCCCGAAGGCACGTTCGTCCGAATACAGGGCCGCGACCTCGTGGCGCTTTTGGACCCGGCGACGGCGGGGGCTCTGCAGGCGGATCTGGTTCCGACGCCCACGCCTCCGCCCGGAGCCGCCCCTGGCCCGTGAATTCGCCGGCGAAACTCCGGTTCAAACGCCGACCCCACGCCGGAACGGCGGTCGCGCTGGCGCTCGCGGTATTGATGCTGTGCTTTGACCGCTTCGGCCTCCCTGGCAGCTGGTTGACTCCGCTCTGGCGCGGCGAGCGCAGCCCGCTCCAGCTGCGCGTTCGCCGGCTCAGGCTCGGGCCGTTCTCCGGCCTGCGCGCTGCGGGGGTGTCGGCGCACCTCTCCCTGCCGGCCGGCAAGATCCGGGTGCAGGCCGAAGAGTTTCGCCTTCGCCCTCGCTGGGCGGACTGGCTCCGGGGCCGCACCGGTGCGATCGAGGGTGGACTCCTCCGCGGCCAGGTCGTTTGGGAGCCGCCCAACCCCGAGCTGCTTCCCGTCCGCCTGGACGAGCTCCAGCTGCGCCTCACACGCCCGCACGACCAGCCGCTCCACATGGAGGCCTCCGCACGATGGAATCAGACACTGGTCCGCTTTGATGCGGTCGTCACTGGCGCCCTCCCCACGAGGCTTCACACCGCATCCGCAGCCCAGCACCCCGCGCCCGCCGCCGGCTCTCCGGACCACCGCCGCTGGATGAACCCGCCGATTCCGCAGGGCTCCGGTGTGCTGGTGCTGTCCGCCATCGCGTCCGCCACCGCATTGACGGATGCGAGGCTCGAATTTCGCGGCGAGGGTACCGATCTGCACTGGGCAGGACGAGGCTGGCAACATTGGCGAATCAACGGTCGTTTCGATGCGGAAGGCCTGTGCCTTGCGGATTTCCACCTCTCCGCCGACGGCGATGAGCTGCACATCCGCGGCCGCTGGCCCGGCCAGCGCCGCCCACCCGAGTTCGCGGTCACCGCGCAGATGTCACCGGCCGCGATCCGCGCGGCGCCGTGGCCGGAGGCGTGGACCGCGATTCTCCGGCGCTGGAATGTCGAAGCGCTCGAGCCCATCCACGCCAGCGTCACGGTCGGTCCGCGACCGGACGGGTCGGTCGGTCTCCACACTGTTCACATCGAACGCGGGACGTTCTCCGTTCTCGGCATACCGGTGCGCCAGGTCCGCGCCGACCTGTGCACGGACAATACGATCTGGCGGCTGCGTCGGTTGCTCGCGGTAGTCGGCGAACATGGCGACGGCGGGCCGCTGGCTCTCGAGGCCGAGTACGAGCCGGCCACCCGCCGCTACTGCGTCCGCGCAGACGCCGCCTTCGACCCTTCGGTGATCCTGCCGGTCCTGCCCGCGGACCTCGCCATCCAGGTGGGCGCTTACCGATCGCTCGGTCCTCCTCCACGCCTGAGGATTGAAGCACGCGGGCAACTCGATGAGCCACCCTCAACGGAACTTTCAGGGGAGATTTGCGCAGAAGAGTTTAGCTGGAACGGCGCATATCTATCCCGCGCCGCCGCGCAGCTTCAGCTGCAGGCGGGCGTGCTGCGGCTTGAGGACGTGATCCTGTCGCGTCCAGATGGACACCTCGTCGGGCGGATCGAGCAGGACCTGCAGCGCCGTCGCGTGCGCGTCGCCGCCCGGGGAGTGTTTCCGATTCCAGTGCTCGCGCGGCTCGGAGGTCCGCGGCCTCACCTGTTCGCCTCCCAGTTTCGTTTCGGCGGCACCGCGAGAGTCGCCGCGCTCGGCCAGGTGGACTACGGCCAGCAGGACGACAACTGGGGGGAACTCCATATCGAAGCGGACCACATCGGCTACGGCTGGCTGGACCTCGATCAGGTGGTTCTCGACGCCGAATTGGCCGGGCGTGATGTTCAGATTCCGCGGCTGTCGGCCAAAACCGTTGGCGGTGTGCTTCGCGGCAGTGCGCATCTGCGGCTGCCGGACGCCGCCGACATCCCCGCGGCGTACGCGCTCGAGATGGCAGGGACGGACCTCGACTTCGCCGAACTGCTCCGCGCGCTCACCGACCGCAACGCGCAAACGCAGCGCGGTCGTCTGTCTGCTTCGCTGAGCCTGGCCGGCCGTATCGGCCGTGGGCAGGGCCGAACCGCGACCGGCCAGGGTCACATCCGCATCCGCCGAGGCCAGCTGCTCGATATTCCTGTCTTCGGCGGCCTCTCGCAGTACCTGTCCTCCCTCGTGCCGGGTCTGGGTTTCGTTTCGCAGGGCGATTTCCGCGCGAGTTTCCAGATCCGCGACGGCTACGTCGAGACCGAACGTGCGGAACTGCGAGGCGAGATCCTGTCGCTCGACGGTGTTGGCCGCTACTATTTTGACCGACGGCTGCAGTTCCGGGTCGAAGCACGGCTGCTGCGCGGCGGCGCGGTTGCGGATCTGGTGCGCATGCTCACCTCGCCCGTCACCCGACTGCTTGAGTTCGACCTCCGCGGCACTCTCGACCAACCCGAGTGGGCACCGCGCAATCTGCCCGGTCTCTGAAAACGCGCAGCGGTTCGCCTTGCGTGCGCGTGCAGGGAGTCGCATTTTGGAGCGGAGAAGCATCGCATGACCACGACCGGCCTGACCCTCTGCGCATGGCTCGCCGCAGGGACGGTGTTCGCACAGACCACCGGCCGCCTGTTCCGCGTACACGAGATCGGTTTTGCGGACCCCGACGCGATCGCGGAGGCCGCCCGGGCAGCGCTCTCCGAGGGCAGCCGTCTGGTCGTGGACGCGCCGCGCCGGCGGTTGCTGGTGTTTGCGACCGAATCCGAACATTCGCAAATTGCCGACCTCGCCCGCGCCGCCGCCGCCCCTCCACCGATGGTGCGCATTGACGTCCGCCGGCGCGCAGTCGGGCAGACCAGCGAACTCGACGCCGGCGCAGCCGTCGGCGGCACGGTGGTGATCGCTCCAAGCGGCTCCTCAGCCGACATTTCGGTGCGCCCCCGCGCGGAATGGCGTGCGAGCGACACCTCCGAACATCTCGTGCAGACGCTCACGGTGCTCAGTGGCCGCTCCGCATCGCTCCAGATCGGCGAGGAGGTTCCCTACCTGGAATGGTTTCAACAGTGCGCGCTCGGCTGGGGCCTCACCGCGGCGGCCGTGCGCTGGCGCGCGGTCGGGGCCTCGCTTTCGATCGAGCCAACCGTGCTCGGCCAGGGCGAACATCGCCAGATCATGATCCGGTTGGTACCGGAGCTTTCGGGCGTCTCCGAGCACGGCCCGCTCCGCTGGCGGTTCGAACGTGTCGCGACGGAGCTCATCGTTGCGCCGGGGCAGACCGTCCGATTCGGCGGCACTTCCACTCACGCCGACTTCTACGACCGCTTCCTGGTTGGCATCCGGCGCGGTGGCCGTCATCATAAGATTGAGTTCGAGCTGACGCCGACCGTGGTGGACACGCTCCCGCCGGGGGGCGCTGTCGGCGCGCAGGGAGCCACGGGACGATGATCCGCGGAATAAGAGCGATCGGTAGCTGTTTTGTCGCGACCGCGATGGCGGCCGCCGCGGGGTCCGCAGCAGGAAACCTGCAGCCGCCGCTGTGTCCGATCGCGGACGGCGACGTCGAGCCGTGGGCCGCCGGTGGCATCGCGATCTCGCCCACCGAGACCATTGAACATTCGTCCGACTCGTTCGGCCTGCTCGAAAGCCTTGGGCATATCTCGCTGGGGTACTACCGAACCACCGCCGGCACGCTCGACCTGTCCCTGCGAGGCCGACTGTGGGTGGCGATCAACGGCGATCACTACGAGGTGCCCCCGGTGTTCGGCCAGCTCGCGGTCCGGTCGCGCTGGGACCTGCGCTTGGAACCCGGATGGACGCTCCGAACAGAGGCATTGCCAGGTTATTACGCCGCGATCGAACATCTCGAACTCGACGACTTCAACGTGCCACTGGCGTTCTCCGCGATCGCGGCCGCGGATCGCACGCTCGCCGGGCAGGCGGGCGTCTCGCTCTATCCCGGCTTCGAAAACTGGTTGGATCCGCTGCTTCGTCTGCGGTGGCGGCCGTGGCCTCAGTTCACTGCCGACCTCGGCTATCCGGAGACCCGACTGCACTGGCAACCGCTGGCGGAGATCGCGCTGTTCGGCGGCTATCAGTTCAACCGGATCTGGCAGTTTTCCCTGTCCCGGAGCGACCCGAAGGGGGAGTTCATGCTTCGCGATCAACGCCTCTATACCGGCGTGGAGGTGGGCGTGGCACGCTGGCTGACGTTCTCCGCCCACCTTGCGTACCTGCTGAACCGGGAACTCGACTACGAAGCGGGCCTTTTCCAGGACGCGAGAGTGGATGACGGCATCCTATTCGCGGTGGGCGTGTCGGGTGAGTTCTGACCACCTGCGCCGACCGAGGCCGGCGTGCGCGCTCCGCGCCACGGCGACGATCCTGAGCGCGGGTCTCGTAACATCCCTGCGTGCAATCGAAATCGAACACGATCCCCCGGTCGCACCGATCCTGCCGGCGCACGCTGAAGCGGCCACCTGGCTGCTGCGCACGCCTGCGGTGTCGGTCGTGGTCGAGACGCTCACCGCGCGGCTGACCGCACTGATCCCCACGGGCGGATCGAACCTGCTGTCAGCCGCGGGCCGGATCTGGCCGGTCCCCGAATCGGCATGGGCGGCACTCCGCGCGCAGCACTGCTGGCCGGAAACCGTGTTTGACGCTCCGGCCTGGACCGGCCGGGCCTGGCGCACGCGCAGCGGCGCAACGATCTGCCGGTGGACACGTGATTTCGGCCCACCAATCAGCGCCCGCGCGACGCGGACGGTTCGCATCAGCCCCTACGCCGCCGCTGTCGAGATGGAAGATCGCTGGCAGCGCACCGCCCCTTCCGCGATCCCGCTCGGCCCCGCGGTCGTGCTGCGGATCGCCGACCCCGTTCGCCTGCTGCTGCCCGCACCGGCGGAGACGCCACCGGTGCGGCCGATCGCCTTTGATCCTCCGCCGTCGTTTGCCTGGCTGCAAACCGCAGGAACCTGGGTGTACCGCGTCGATCTCGGCGGTGAACACCGCGTAGAGTCCACCCGCCGGGGCCCCGCCTGGGCCGCGGCCGAGGTACCTGGCTGGCTCGTGCTGCTGCGTGGCCCCGCCGGCCGTCAGCCCGATGCGTTGCGCCTCCGCGCGCGCGCGTACGCGCACCGCGCCTCCCGCACCGCAGAAATCGAGGTGGCCGCGGACGGGTTCCTCGCGCCGCCGGACGCCACGCTCGTCCTCAGAACAACCATTGAATGTTTCCCGCTCGCTCCACGGATGGACGCCACCGCGCTCGCGACCCGCACGCGGCTGCTCGCCGGAGAAGCGGAGGCGGGCAGCGCACCGCGGTGACGATGGACGAGAAACGCCTCATCCGTTCCGCCGGTCTGGTCAGCGCGCTCACCTCGATCAGCCGCGTGCTCGGCTTCGTCCGCGACGTGTTGCTGGCGGGCGCGCTGGGCACCTCCGCGGCGATGTCGGCGTTCGTGATCGCCTACCGCTTGCCCAACCTCTTTCGGGCGCTGTTCGGCGAGGGCGCGCTGTCCGCCGCCTTCATTCCGGTGTTTGTCGAGAGCCGGCAGCGCGGCGGCGACGCCGAGGCGTGGCGGCTGGCTCGGTCCGTCTTCACGCTGCTGGCGGTGGTGCTGAGCACGCTGGTGGGCCTGGGCATGCTCATCTCGACGATCGCGCTTTCCCGCCCCGCGCTGGACGAGGCACACCGGCTGACGTGGTCCCTGTTCCGGATCATGGTCCCGTACCTGCTGTTCATTTGCATGGCCGCGGTTTCGATGGGAGCGCTGAATGCATTCGATCGATTCGCGGTTCCGGCGGCCACCCCGTGGGTGCTCAATCTCGTGGAAATTGCGACGTTGTTGTGGATCTGCCCCCGGCTGGGGCCACGGCCGGAACAACAGGTGTACGGTGTTGCGTGGAGCGTGGTGGTGGCAGGCGTGCTGCAGTGGGGGATTCAGGTGCCACAGCTGCTCCAACTGGGCGCGGATCTGCGGCCCGGCCTCGACCGGCGGGATCCCCGGCTGCTGCGGGTGCTGGCGCTGATGGCACCGGCAGCGATCGGCCGCGCCGTGTCGCAGTTCAACGTGTTCTTCGCCACGATGCTCGCCGCCGCGATCGGACGTTGGGCCGCCGCTGCGCTCTATTTCAGCGAGCGCCTGATCTACCTGCCGCAGGGCGTCTTCGCGACCGCGCTGGGCACCGTGCTGCTGCCGCATTTCTCCCGCCACGGTGCCCGGCACGATCTCGACGGCCTTCGCCGGGCGGTGAGCGACGCGATCCGTCTGATCCTCTTCGGCATGCTGCCCGCCGCCACCGGCTTGTTCGTACTCGCCGAGCCGATCGTTCGAATGAGCTTCGAGTGGCGGCAGTTCGACGCGCACTCGACCCTTCTCACCGTCCGATGCCTGCGCGTGTACTGTTTCGGGCTGGTGTTCTTCGGCCTCGGCAAAGTGGTGGTGCCCGCCTTTTACGGTATGCAGGACACCCGCACACCGGTGCGCGTCGGCGTCTTCGCCGTGATGATGAATCTGCTGATGAGCCTCACGTTTCGCGCCACTTGGCCGGCGGAATGGCGCCACGCGGGGCTAGCCTTCTCGGTGGTCGCGTCCGAGGCGCTGAACGTGCTGGTCCTGGCCGCGATTCTTGAACGGCGCATCGGAGCTGCGGACTGGCTGGCCATCGGCCGCAGCGTTGCGCGGATCATCGCGGCCTGCGCGGTGCTCGCGGGCGCCGCGGTCGCCGCGAACGCGGCCGTGTCCGGCCAGCTCGCGCGCGCCGCAGCACCCGCAAAGCTGGCGCAGGTGGGTGGCGTGCTCGCAGCCCTGGCCGCAGGCGCCGGCGCCTATGTCGGGATGGCCCGTGCCCTCCGCATGCCCGAATGGCGCGACATGATCGCCGCCTTCCGCAGCCGTCGCGCCACGCCGATCGCGGAAATCTAGCGCCGCCCGCCGCCGCTCACGCCCCTCCCATCGCTCGCAGCGCCGCCTCCGCCCGCGCGACGTCCTCCGGAGTGTCCACACCAACGCCCGCCGCCGCGGCCCTGACCACCCGAATCCGGGCTCCGAGATGCAGCGCCCGCAGCTGTTCCAACCGCTCCAGCCGCTCCAGTTGACAGGGCGGCTCCGCGACCAGCCGCTCGAGAAAGTCGCGCCGGTACGCATACAGCCCGATGTGCCGCCACCACACCGGCGCTGGCTCTGCCGCCGCAACGCCGTCCCGATCGTACGGGATCGGCGCGCGCGAAAAATACAGTGCCCGACTGTCTTCCGCGAACACCACTTTCACGACGGACGGATTCGTAAGATCGGCGAGGTCCTCAATCGGCGCGGCCGCGGTCGCCATCTCCCACCCCTCGTGCGCGCCGATCGCGCCGGCCACCGCGTCCACCAGCTGCGGATCCACCAGCGGCTCGTCGCCTTGGATGTTCACCACCACATCCGCGGCACGGTCCCGCACCGCCTCCGCAATGCGATCGGTACCCGAGGGGTGCGATGGCGACGTCATCACCGCCTCCACCCCGCACTCCATCGCCAGCCGCGCGATCCGCTCATCATCCGTCGCGACGAGAATCCCGTTCAGTCGGCGAGCGCACCGCACGCGGTCCAACACACGAGCGAGCAGAGGACGGCCCGCGATCGGATGCAGCGCCTTGCCCGGAAACCGGCTGGACGCCCATCGCGCAGGGATCACCCCGAGGACCTCCCCCATACCTCATCCCTCCGGCGCGCCGCACTCGCGCATGTGCCGGAGCAACTCCGCCGGTGTGCAGGTGGCCGTCCCCAGTTTCGCCACCACCACGCCCGCCGCGTAGTTCGCCAGTTCCGCCGCCTCGGCCGGCTGCGCACCCGCCGCCAGCGCCAGCACGTCCACCGCGATCACCGTGTCGCCCGCGCCGCTGACGTCGTACACTTCGATCGCACGCGTGGGTATGTGCACCGGTCGGCCGGACGCCAGCAACAGCATGCCCTGCGGTCCGAGCGTCACCAGTAGGTGATCCGGCGCCCAGCGGCGGCGCAGCGCTCTGGCCGCCGCCAGCAGCGGGCGGTCCTCCAGCGGAACCGCCGCGGCGCCCGGATCGCGCAGCCCCACCGCCGCAAACGCCTCCCGGCGGTTCGGCGTCGCGACCGTGAAGCCGCGCACCCGCAGCTCGCGATTTTCTTTGGGGTCCAGCCCCGCCGGAATGCGCCGCGCACCAGCCTCCCGCAGCGCTGCGTCCACCACCGCCTGCACCACGTATCCCTTGCCGTAGTCCTCCACGATGAGCCCGTCCGCCGCCCGAACACTCCGGCTCACCCTCGCGCACGCTTCCGCAAGGCGTCGCCGATCCCACTCCAGCAGGCGCTCGTGGTCCACCCGGCACACCTGCTGGCGCTCCGCCAGCACTCGCGTCTTCACAGTGGTCAGCGTGTCCGACTCCGCGCACACGCCGTCGGTCTCAATGCCCGCCGCCTGCAGCTGGCGCAATAGCTCCTGCCCCGCCGCGTCCGTGCCCACTCGGCCGCAGAGCACCGCGCGCGCGCCCATCGCACGCAGGTTCGCCGCAACGTTGCTGGCACCGCCCGGCACCGCTCGCTCCGCCCGCACCCGTACAACCGGCACCGGCGCCTCGGGCGATATACGCTCCACCTCGCCCTCGATGTAGCGGTCCAACATCAGATCGCCGACCACCGCGATGCGCAGCCGCGGGAACCTGGCCACCAGTTCCTCCGCCCGCCGAATCGTCAATGCCATCGCGCCCGCCCCCCATCCGCGCCGGCCACTACTGCCGCGCCACCCGCGGCGACCGGACCGGCTGCCGAATCTCGTTCAACACCGCTCGGACCCGCGCAACCGGCACTTCCGCGTCGATCCTCATCGCCACGCGCCGCTCATCGTCCGACACCCACAACCACACTTTCCCCTTCCGCACAAACAGACCGTTGAACTCCGCCGCCGGCTCATAGCGAATGCATCGCACCCGGCCAAACCCGCTCACCGCGATCACTTCCTCCGCGACCGGACGCGGCAGCACCGTGTAGATCTTATTGTCCGCCATCACCCGCCACGCGCGGTCGTCGCCCAGGCCGATCCGCTCCCGCCGAAACCAGTACAGCAGCGAGGGAATATCACGGATGGTTGGATCAATGGGCAGTTCTTTCTCCCGGCCGCGCAGCAGCGAGCGCCATTTCGCTACGCCCGCCGCGTAGTCAAACTCCGTCACTTCATCGTAGCGGTTCGCCCCTTCGTTGATCTTCTTCACAAACCGAATCGGCAGAAAGCTCAACGGGTCCACACGGCTCTCGAGGAAATCGTCCACCGGGTAGATCGCATCCAGCACCGCACTCGACCGCGTCCGCAGCCGCAGCGCAATCTGCCAACGCCCCCCCTCGTTCACCCACTCGGACCAGGCCACCGCGGTCCCCACCGGCAGCAGCCCCCAGTACAGCCCGTAGCGCAACTGCTCACCCACCGGAAACCACATCGCCGGCACCTCGGCCGGCGGTGGCTGCGCCGGTGACTCCGGAGGTGTCTCCACCGGCAGTGGCACCTTCGGCGGCCACGCGTGCACATCGCGCACAACTGCCAGCGCCAGCCCCACCGCCAGACACATGCGCACGCGTCGCTTCACGATCACCTCCGCGGTGGACGGGAGATCCGCAACACCAGCAGTTCCAGCAGCAACTCCGGCGACGGAAATCCCCCCACCATCCGCTCTCGCGCCCTCGTCACTGCCTCACCCGCCGACGCGAGCTCCGCCGCGCTGAAGTTCTCCGCCTGCTCCACCAGACGGCCCAGTCGGAACGAATGCATCTGCCGCGGGTCCCACTCACCGAGCGCCGCCAGCGTCGCGTTCGCCTCCGGCGAGTCGGTCCACACCACCGAACGATCCGTCCGGCGCAACCATCCGCGATCCAACGCCATGCGCAAAATGGTCAGCTCGCGCAGCCGCCCCTCAAGCCCGCCGATCAGCTGGATCGGCTCTGCACGCTGATCCAACAACCGCCGCAGCGCCGCGAACGCCGCCGCCGGCCGTCGGGCCCCCACCCAGTCGGCCAGATCCCAGCCCTCCACTTCGCGCGTCACCGACGTGATTTCGCGCACGTCCGCTGCCGTCGCGCTGCGCCTCTCGCCGAGGTACAGCGCCAGCTTCTCGATCTCACCGTGAACGATGTGCCCATCCGCGCCGATCCGATCCAGAAAGAGCTCCACCGCCTCGGGCTCCATGCGGATGCCCTTCTGCGCCGCCACCTCCTCCACCAGGCGCCGAAGCTCGCGCTCCCGTTCCCAAGCCTTCTCCGAGAGCGCATAGTCGCCCACCTCTCCGCATTCGTGAACCGCCCGAAACAGCGCGCTGCGCCGGTCGATCCCCGAGCCGGTGATCAACAGACGATGGCCCGCCGGTAAGCCGCCGCGGATGCGCGTGACCAGCTTCTGCAGCCACGGTTGCGCCCCGCCACGCCCCAGCCGCGCCGATTGCAGCGCGGAGCCCGCCCGGAACCATACCGCTTTGCCCTCGCCAAACATCGGTGCGGTTTCGAGCGCCAGCAGCACTGCGCGCAGCGCCGAAACAATCTGATCCTCCGCATCGCTCTCGAGCGAAACCTCCTCCGCCGCCCAAATTCGCGAATCCGGCGGGCACCATGCCGCCATCCAGCGACGGGCCGCCTGCTCCACGCGATATCCGTCGCCAAACAACAACACCACCGAAGGCCCGGCACCGGCTGCGCGGCCATCTCGCCGTCCGCTCACGCTTCGTCTCCCGAACACATGACCTCACATCCTGCCGAAAACGACTTGTGCTCGCCAGCCGCTCACCGTTCCCCTCCGGCCGCCGGAGAACAACGGCTCCGCCGTCATCGCCGCCTCTTGCCGCCCGTTTCCCCCCGCTCCTGCCAGCGGCGGCCGCCCGCTGCCCACGCGCCGCGCCCCGAGCGCCGCGCTTCCGCCTCCAGCTCGTCCAGCCGGCGCCAATGCACCGCCTCCGATGTGCCGTCCGGCAGGTCCACTCCCCGCCCGTACGCACGAGCCCACCCCGCCGCGATCAGTTCCTCGTGCAACCAGCGCTCAGCGCGCACGATCAGCGCAAATCGGCGCCCCAACTCTTCACGGCCGCCCGCCGGCTCCTCCCGCGTCCACACCGTCACCGGCCCCTCGCGCAACCACCCGGCCGTGAACTCCGCCGCGCTCGCCCCAAGCTCGGGAATGCGCGCCGCGGAGATGCCGAAGCGCCGGGCCTGTTCGCGAACCCGCTCGGGAAATTTTCGATCGGTCTCTGGCGCGTCGGCGAAATACAGCCGGTACATCACCGACGTGCCGCCGTGGCTCAGCACGAAACTATCTCCGTCGGCGTAGCGTCGCTCCTCCAACCGAGCGCCGTCCACGCGCTGCCAGGGGCCGACCTGCGGCGCGGACGGCTCCGACGCGCCCGCCATCCACGCCAGCACCACCCACCCGCACGTTCGCGACGCGACCGCGGCCCCACGCACGACGCCACTGTTCGAGACACGGTTCACCGCCTCAGCCCTCACGTTTCGCGCCCGAACGGCGCCTCATATGACGCGCAATCCGCCAACCCACCACCAGCGGCCCCGCGCGCGAACCAACCGGTACCGCACCGATGCGGCGGTCGCGCAGCATCGCGACCAGCGATCCCGCCGGATCCTCGGGCGCCAGCGGCGAGCTGAACAGCGTCGCGTAGCTCGCAATCCTCCGTTCCTCGCCGGGATACTCCAGCGGATCCGACCCCGCCAACAGCCGCCCTTCTCGCGCCGCTGAGCGCCGCAACAGCCGCGGCATCGGCCAGCCGCGTGGCCGCAGCGAAGAGTCCACCAACATCAGTACGTCGCGCGGCCAACGCGCAAGCAGCGCGCGAATCATGCGCCCACGGCGGCCCCACCACTTGCCCGGTGCCCACGGAATCAGCGCCGGCGCGCCCAGCTCCTCCAGTTGCTGCACCACTTCCGGCGACGGCCTGCCTTCGAGCGCATCATCCCGCACGCCGATCGCCAGAATCTCCAGCCGTTCCGCGGTGACAATCTGCTGCCCCCGCACAATCCAAATGCCTCCGCCCCTCGTCTCATCCGCGATCCACACCGCCCTGCCTTCCGAGGCCACGCGCGCCACCACCCATGGGCCACCACCACCCATCAGACGCTCGAACTCCCGGCACCCTGCCGCCTCGGTCCAGCACAACACCCTCGCCGCGGACGGTCCGCCCAGAGATTGCATACGGGGCACGATCTCGCACCACAGCGACGCCGGATCGTAGTAGCCGTGCCAGTGAACGTGCAGATCGACAATCGTCACAGCGCAGCCCGCGGATTCACCGCTCCCGGAACAGGCAACCGGCGGGGCC is a genomic window of Kiritimatiellia bacterium containing:
- the murJ gene encoding murein biosynthesis integral membrane protein MurJ, with protein sequence MDEKRLIRSAGLVSALTSISRVLGFVRDVLLAGALGTSAAMSAFVIAYRLPNLFRALFGEGALSAAFIPVFVESRQRGGDAEAWRLARSVFTLLAVVLSTLVGLGMLISTIALSRPALDEAHRLTWSLFRIMVPYLLFICMAAVSMGALNAFDRFAVPAATPWVLNLVEIATLLWICPRLGPRPEQQVYGVAWSVVVAGVLQWGIQVPQLLQLGADLRPGLDRRDPRLLRVLALMAPAAIGRAVSQFNVFFATMLAAAIGRWAAAALYFSERLIYLPQGVFATALGTVLLPHFSRHGARHDLDGLRRAVSDAIRLILFGMLPAATGLFVLAEPIVRMSFEWRQFDAHSTLLTVRCLRVYCFGLVFFGLGKVVVPAFYGMQDTRTPVRVGVFAVMMNLLMSLTFRATWPAEWRHAGLAFSVVASEALNVLVLAAILERRIGAADWLAIGRSVARIIAACAVLAGAAVAANAAVSGQLARAAAPAKLAQVGGVLAALAAGAGAYVGMARALRMPEWRDMIAAFRSRRATPIAEI
- the kdsB gene encoding 3-deoxy-manno-octulosonate cytidylyltransferase, which translates into the protein MGEVLGVIPARWASSRFPGKALHPIAGRPLLARVLDRVRCARRLNGILVATDDERIARLAMECGVEAVMTSPSHPSGTDRIAEAVRDRAADVVVNIQGDEPLVDPQLVDAVAGAIGAHEGWEMATAAAPIEDLADLTNPSVVKVVFAEDSRALYFSRAPIPYDRDGVAAAEPAPVWWRHIGLYAYRRDFLERLVAEPPCQLERLERLEQLRALHLGARIRVVRAAAAGVGVDTPEDVARAEAALRAMGGA
- a CDS encoding PfkB family carbohydrate kinase, which produces MALTIRRAEELVARFPRLRIAVVGDLMLDRYIEGEVERISPEAPVPVVRVRAERAVPGGASNVAANLRAMGARAVLCGRVGTDAAGQELLRQLQAAGIETDGVCAESDTLTTVKTRVLAERQQVCRVDHERLLEWDRRRLAEACARVSRSVRAADGLIVEDYGKGYVVQAVVDAALREAGARRIPAGLDPKENRELRVRGFTVATPNRREAFAAVGLRDPGAAAVPLEDRPLLAAARALRRRWAPDHLLVTLGPQGMLLLASGRPVHIPTRAIEVYDVSGAGDTVIAVDVLALAAGAQPAEAAELANYAAGVVVAKLGTATCTPAELLRHMRECGAPEG
- a CDS encoding DUF3108 domain-containing protein, which codes for MKRRVRMCLAVGLALAVVRDVHAWPPKVPLPVETPPESPAQPPPAEVPAMWFPVGEQLRYGLYWGLLPVGTAVAWSEWVNEGGRWQIALRLRTRSSAVLDAIYPVDDFLESRVDPLSFLPIRFVKKINEGANRYDEVTEFDYAAGVAKWRSLLRGREKELPIDPTIRDIPSLLYWFRRERIGLGDDRAWRVMADNKIYTVLPRPVAEEVIAVSGFGRVRCIRYEPAAEFNGLFVRKGKVWLWVSDDERRVAMRIDAEVPVARVRAVLNEIRQPVRSPRVARQ
- the holA gene encoding DNA polymerase III subunit delta, producing MSGRRDGRAAGAGPSVVLLFGDGYRVEQAARRWMAAWCPPDSRIWAAEEVSLESDAEDQIVSALRAVLLALETAPMFGEGKAVWFRAGSALQSARLGRGGAQPWLQKLVTRIRGGLPAGHRLLITGSGIDRRSALFRAVHECGEVGDYALSEKAWERERELRRLVEEVAAQKGIRMEPEAVELFLDRIGADGHIVHGEIEKLALYLGERRSATAADVREITSVTREVEGWDLADWVGARRPAAAFAALRRLLDQRAEPIQLIGGLEGRLRELTILRMALDRGWLRRTDRSVVWTDSPEANATLAALGEWDPRQMHSFRLGRLVEQAENFSAAELASAGEAVTRARERMVGGFPSPELLLELLVLRISRPPRR